From Ictalurus punctatus breed USDA103 chromosome 26, Coco_2.0, whole genome shotgun sequence:
ACAGGATGAGTTGAGCAGTATATGGAACCTTTTATTCAAATGTAGTTAAGTTCcagtttttgtttcattttgcatCTCTCTTACACATAATTTATCATAATTGATTCGCATCgatgaattcaattcaatctaTGAATTGATTCACATCCGAATCACTGGCACTTGCCCAGGTGCCCGCCTCTTTTTCTTTGAATTCTTGCCGGTCTTAGTCTCGGCTAAGACCTGATCCATGACGGTCTCGATCCACTTGAGGTACTTGGACACCTGGGTGTAGATGCCATACTTGTCTTTGCGTGCACAGCCCTCACCCCAGCTTACTACACCGGTCACAAACCATGTGTTTTTGAATCTGGTGACGTGCGGGCCACCGCTGTCACCCTGACACGCATCCTTTTCCTCCTTGGCGTAGCCGGCACAGAACATGCGGGGGCTGATGTTGAACTTGGTGGACTCCTTGCAGATGGAGCGGTCAACGTAGGGCACGGTGAGCTTTTGCAGGGTAGTGGCCTGTAGACCACCCTCATGGAGACGACCGAATCCACTCACCATGCCCTCTTCTTGCTGCATGAGCACGCGTTCTGCGAAGTCGCGGTCGGGGAGGCATGCTGGCAGGATGTACTTGGTGAAGGTAATGGGCTGGACGAGCTTGATGAGCGCAATGTCATTGTGGTAGGTCTCGGGCTGATAGTTCGTATGCACCAGGACCTGTTCGACGGCATGTACCGCTTCTCGTCCTTCCCTGACCAACACGTCCGTTTCACCTGTCGGAAAGGAATGAATGTTTATGAACATTCAGATGATTGGATAAAACGACCAATTTTGAAACAATAGTGAAATTTtgttctgtcatttatttatttatttatttttgcttggaTCTATATGATTTATTACTGAAATCATGTTGGGAGTATTTTGACTTGAAGATAACAAGCTAACGTAACGTAAGTCCCGGTCTCACAGAAATGCAACGTAGTGTCAGCACCTGCGTATCTACATATCACACCGAGCCCACCTCTACCACCATGCCATTTGATTCAAACTGATatgtaataaatcattttttaaaacatattgaGCATGATTTCTCTCAAGGTCAAGTACCTAGAATAACTGTGATGGAGCGAGACAGGTTCATGCAGTGGGCTGCAGACAGAATGAAGTATTCATTTAGAATGGTCCCTCCACAGAAGCCTATCTTGTCCTCGTTCATGAGCAGCGCCTAGAAAAGACATGCATACCATCTGTGAGAGCTTTTTCTATGACAGTTCcattgaaatgaaataatataagCTTGGAGCTTCTGCAATTGTGACTCACTTTCTGTTTACACCCTTGCTTCAGAAGATAATCTCATCAGGGTACTGTACACTTAagtacctaagaactgctgctgtaatgagACTATGATGCTCATAATGAATATCCTTCCGATACACCTAGTAGTGTGTGACTTGTTTTTCTGTTCTATTGTAGAAGTGTAATGATTTATACTgccactatctggtgtcacccagaagcgGGTgagcctggttcctctcaagtgTTCTCCCTCAGCAAGTGTTTCCTTGTCAGAGGCTTGCCtcatgtctattgttaaaatctctatacaaataaagttgaaTTGAATCAATTGATTGATTGTACAGGTGTGCGACCTAgcataacttttatttatttatttattttttaaattaaagtggACTTTTGGGCACGGAATCCAAAATCCCTGTGACGTATTACACTTCATGAGTTAAGTCTTTACCTGCCACGGACATTCTCCAGGAGGACAATTCTCCCCGTTCACGATCCTGGTGTCTCCAGCAATTTCTGGAAGTATTGCTTCCTCCCGGACAGTGGGGATGGGTTCTATCAGTCCAAACAAACTGTTGGTATCTGCTTTGCTCGGAGTGGCATTTGTGACGACCTCTTTTGTAGTGAAGGTCACactttttccttcatttgtacccACTTGCACACGGGTGGGCCTCGTGCCATTGCTATTATTAGTGACATTTTCTGTTGTATGATGTGTTAAAATGCTTCGGGTTGCCTTAGGAAACAGATGGCCACATTTGAAAGgagctgtgatttaaaaaaaaacaacaaggatTGATTATGGgtgtaaacatatttaaatatatgtaaatatttatgaataaaatatatatataaatatatatatacacagtatctcacaaaagtgagtacacccctcacatttttgtaaatatttgatgatatcttttcatgtgacaacactgaagaaatgacactttgctacaatgtaaagtagtgagtgtacagcttgtgtaacagtgtaagtcgaccaaagaagttgagtgcacgtgctcagcgtcatatccagaggttgtctttgggaaatagccgtatgagtgctgccagcattgctgcagaggctgaaggggtgggggtcagcctgtcagtgctcagaccatacgacgcacactgcatcaaattggtctgcatggctgtcgtcccagaaggaagcctcttctaaagacgatgcacaagaaagcccacaaacagtttgctgaagacaagcagactaaggacatggattagtggaaccatgtcctgtggtctgacgAGACCAAGAttaacttatttggttcaggtggtgtcaagcgtgtgtggaggcaaccaggtgaggagtacaaagacaagtgtgtcttccctacactcaagcatggtggtgggagtgtcatggtctggggctgcatgagtgctgccggcactggggagctacagttcattgagggaaacatgaatgccaacatgtactgtgacatactgaagcggagcatgatcagtatgcagtattccagcatgataacgaccccaaacacacctccaagacgaccactgccttgctaaagaagctgagggtgaaggtgatggactggccgagcatgtctccagacctaaaccctattgagcatctgtggggcatcctcaaacggaaggggGAGGAGcgcaaggtctctaacatccaccagctccgtgatgtcgtcatggaggactggaagaggactccagtggcaacctgtgaagctctggtgaactccatgcccaagagggttaaggcagtgctggaaaataatggtggccacacaaaatattaacgctttgggcccaatttggacattttcccttaggggtgtactcacttttgttgccagcggtttagacattaatggctgtgtgttgagttattttgaggagacagtaaatttacactgttacacaagctgtacactcactactttacattgtagcaaagtgtcatttcttcagtgttgtcacatgaacagatatcaaatatttacaaaaatgtgaggggtgtactcacttttgtcagatactatatgtgtgtgtgtgtgtgtgtatgtatgtgtgtgtatatatatatatatatatatatatatatatatatatatatatatatatatatatatatatatatatatatatttatttatttatttatttattttacacacacacaccattctgtAGAGAATCATTTCAAGCCTAACAAATTATGGCAGGTTCTAATGCTTGGATGCTTTTGAGTAATCATATCACGTGGATAAATTGGGTGTAAACATGTTGCTTGTCTTACCATCAGATGTACACGCCTTCCTGTCAGCTGCTAGGTTGTAACCTTTGGCACAGGAGCAGACTGCAGTCCCCTTCTTCTGGTCCACTTTGCAGAAGTGCTCACAACCACCGTTTTTAACCTCACACAGCTGTGGTATTGCTGAATCCAAAGATTTAATTCAAATGCGGTTCTACCAGCACGTAAAGGTTATATATACGTCTATGTGTACGTTATGACGTCGAAGAGTCTTACCAATCTCACAGTTATACCCCTGAAACAATTCAGGGCAGAAACAGGTATATCGACCTATTCCATCTTTACACACACCCTTGTTGAGACAAGGCTGAGATATGCATGCATCTCCATCTGTGAAACCATTTGTAAGAAACAGAAGGTTTTCTTAAAACTCTGGATAAAAATCTGGACATGTAATACCGATTCCGACCGGAAGTCGAAATCTGACTCGTCGTTGAAAAAGTCACACCTGCTTACAGTCCCTTACCGTGGTATACGTTCCAGAACTCATTCTAGGGAAAGAAGGAAGACGGTGTGTTACAATACTGTGCACTTTTCAAAATGTCATGAGCCAAATGGCAAGACAGACAAGACGTGCCGTTTTTCTGTCGTCCTCGAAGATCTCCCGAGCCTCCTCGTAACTGCACCGCTCTTCTATGCACTCACGCTCCATGTCACCCTTTTTCACTTCCTCAAACAGGCTGTTGGCTCGCCTGTAGCGTGTGAGGACCTGGTTGGCATCCTTGGTGTGAAGGAAGACTGTGTATACAGAGACACCACAGCTTATCAATATCATGTTGCATCGTCTGGAGTCATATTCACTGGCGTTAAGCACCATGCTGGATCTTTTGATAAATTGTAGGTCTCTTGATTCATGATGTATTAACCAAagttttctctcttttacatATACAGGCCCCACCAAAACTGTttgaacggcaaggccaattctgtgGTTTATGTTGTACACTgaggacatttgggtttgaaatgataaaagatgaatatgacacatggatcagaatttcagcgttcgtttcctgatatttacatgtgtgttaaacgacatggcacctgacaggtgtttcttgttgtccaggtgtgtcctgattgtttaaacaattaatagctctgaatgtctacttttGGTTTGAGCATTGGGTTTCACCTTTGAAaggccgagccccacacgaatttatggagatagtagagatccagatcctttctgcctctggatggagctcaaatcttctttaattccagactgctgggactacggctgctcttaacaccatacagacttcatataaatccataatgaactttttcacactatctgttgttacccagatgaggacgggttcccttctgagtcgggttcctctcaaggtttcttcctcttaaaacatcttagggagtttttccttgccaccgtcgccactcagtggcttgctcagttgggataaattcacacctttaatatctgtataccgtgttgatatttctgtaaagctgctctgagacaatgtctattgtaaaaagcgctatacaaataaaactgaattgaattgaattgaaaatgctgtctatgggagaaaagcgagccattttgaagctgagaaaagagggaaattCGATCGGAGCCATTGCGCAAGAACTGGGCATAGTCGATAGAACAATTTTGAATGTCCTGAAatagaaagaaaccactggtgtactaacaaccagacacgAAAATTGTTAGCCAGGGAAGACAggcagttgatgacaaacactgagagctgtgaagagaAACCCAAAAATAACAGTCTGTGACATCACCAACGACCTCCAcggggcaggggtgaaggtatcacaatccaccgttcgaaggagacttcgagagcagaattCTAGAGGCTGTACCACAAGATAcaaaaccactcatcagcagtaagagaTTGGAATTcgaaaagaaatacagagatgagcctcAAAAGTTCTGCAACtgagattaacctctaccaaagtgatgcaaagaccaaagtgtggagaaagaaatcaTCCGATATAAGTGTGATGGACTTCATCATACAGCAAGACTATGATGCCAACCCCACTcaagactggccaagtcaatcatcaGACCTTAACCTAACTCAGCAGTGTTTCACATCTTGAAGACTGAAGGaggcaacccccccccccttttccccACTCCCCAAATGGTGCTTTTATGTTGCTTTTCCAAgcctgaaaaagcataataaaagaagaatagtttggtgatgtcaatgagtcacaggcttgatacAGTTATTGCCAGCAAGGGATATTCAATTAAACATTAAGTGCTATTCACTTTGACTACATGTTCCGATACTTTTTCCTCACCTAAAAATTGCGTCGTCTGCcatgttctaaattgtttaacacGTAAATAGATGtgcgtatatgtatatattctatctagatgtaaagatccggaaacgaaagctgaaattctgatctatcgtctcatgtTCACCTTCTGCTCTCAAACCCAGATATCTTCAGTGTATagaagaaaacaacagaattggccttgctgttccgatACTTTCAGAAGAGACTGTACCTAgatatacacattttttaaaaagaagaaaataaatatattaacagATATAAAGGTAGATCTATCTGTGGCAAATACAAAACTGAATTTCAATCACAAAACCCACAAACTGTCGAACCGACAAATATACGATCGACACAAACACTACAAACTCAGCCTTGTCCTTTCAACTTAACAGTGTACTTACCCTCAGGAGTGACACAGTGCACAAGAAGTAGACAAAGAAAGGTCCTGAAGACCCGAAACATGCCGAGTTTTTATCGTAAGACACTTCTCTATAAGAGAGGACTGAATTCTGAAAGGCAAGCACAGGAGGTCAGTAACCTGAGTGATAcctgggaggaggaggaggagggttgGGGGGACAGAGACCGAAAGAAACGGaacaataaacacagtaaaaaacaacaacaacaaaaaaaacgctaTTATATATAACCTATTAATGCTattaaaatatttctctttGACATTTAGCTTTTAAATTTAAACCCCCTGCTGTCAAACCGAACCGATAATATGAGCCCGTCGAGAAAGAGTGAACCCGAATGCTTTCTGGACTCTTCGCCAATATTGACACAGTGTGTCCATAGTTCTCTCGCTTGTTTGAAACTGAATAATGCCATCGGTTTGCACAAGAAAAACACTTGTCAAATTGGTATTTTAACCAACGTGTGAGTCATTACGTGCCGAGAAAACAGGCACTGAATCGCCTGACTTGTGTAATGTTAGGACGACGGTCGTGTTTAATAATGAACCGTACACACCGACAGACgtgaaaagaaacacacacgaGTCCTGCAACGTTGATGATGAATTTAATCTCTTTATTTCGGAAAACGAGATCAGAATCTGATTAGATGTACTCTTATCTTAAACGAGCTGAACTCAGTTCCAGGTGAACTGCTCAGCAGGAGGTGTAGTCATGACTGAAGCACGTGACGTGTTGAAGGCATCTGGGTGGGCGATCGGTGTAGCCATGCCACGCTGAAGCCAATCCAGGAAGTTAGCAACCTTGGTATATATGGCGTAGAAGCCTGGATGGGCACATCCTTTGCCCCATGACACTATCCCAGTCAGGAAATGTGTGTCCTTGTACTGAGTAGTCAGGGGACTGCCGTCATCTCCTCGACACGACTCCTGGCTGCCCTCAAAGTAACCAGCGCAGAGCATATTATCAGTGATATTAACCCCACTCTTAATAGAACATTCCGGTTTAGGCAGGAACGGGACAGCGAGCGTACGGAGTACAGGGGCTATGCTTTTGACGGACTGAGAGGTTCGCACGTTGCCTCCTACGGTGTGCTGGCCCCATCCGCTAACGGTATGGAAGCGAACAGCCTCCAGCTCCATTCTGGCAAACTCCGACGTTGGCAGACAGATAGGAATGGTGTGATTCGATAGCGTAGCTGGCTCGCTGAGCCGCAAAAGAGCCAAGTCGCTGTCTGCTGATGCGGGATCGTAGCTCTCGTGGATAATTACGTGCGATACAGAAAACGTTTGCTCAGTGCCTTCCACCTGGTCGATATTATGGTCACctgataaaacaacaacaacaaaaaaaagcgaTTATACGTGTTGCCATGACAACGCACAGACTGACTTGACAGCCTGTAGTAAGCATGCTAACAGTTTCAGAGTATTgctagaattggaattttatgtagcgaacacacacacacacacacacacacacacacacggtgaaaTATAccagtactgttttttttttcaattaaatatcAGTACACTCGGAGCACTGCTtggaactgttgtataatataGCACGACGTGTACAAACAAGTAATAAGTACCTGCTATAACCTTCAGCTTTTTGATATCTTTCTTAGCGACACAGTGAGCAGCTGTAAGAATCCAGTTCGTATCCAATAAAACTCCTCCACAGAGACTCTGTCCATCATATTTCAAGAGGACCTGTATGGTGCGAGACGAGGGGCAACGGTGAATCTCACTGATATTTCTGAATGCAGGATGAGTACATGGCAGTTTTTGTAAATCTCTTCAGAAAGTTCTTATTTCGTACGTTTGGATGGTTTTCATATTCCGTGAGCTACTAGGTCCTGTTGGTGAaccagacatttatttatttttaaatatattttgacaAGATTCTGGAATAAACAGCATAAAAAGGCCATCAAAATACACTTTTgcctgattgactgactgatttGGATTATGTTGATGAATATAATTTACACAATGCCTCTGACACTTGTGcattagggttaggggttagggttggatttcttaacaataaatggaGTACCAGACCTGTCCTTGTGATCAGTTTACTCAGTACATCAGTCTAATCAGTACAGTTTATtacagctgaaaaaaaaaatgctcatgtTGTACACAGATTAGTTACCTGCCAAGGGCAGTGGCCTTTCGGGCATTGATTTCCACCCACAGCCCGTGGTAAAACAGTCTGCGTTATCTCAAGTGGCGCCTTACCACATGGGTACTGGACTAAAATACAGTAACAGTATATTTAAAGATGAAATTCagtaaaatacagtataaagacATGCATTCAGATAAGATGTAATGCAAACCAAAATGTTCTGGAACTGTAAGCAGAAAGAACGATGGCAATCATTACAAATCATAGCAACTGCTATGCATGCTAAGTCCACTGCTCGAACCTTAACCAAATCCGGTTTATGTAAATTCCGACAAACGTACAATCCTGACACTCTATGGATTTGAGGACATCAGTTTATGCTTTCCACCTCACTGTTACCGGAAATGCATTTAATGGACtttatttatcaagctggatacgagCGGATTAATGTATCTGTACGAGTGTTCACACGGAATTTGGTATTCgtgaaaatcctgtaaattcAGAAACAATGTTCACAtcgcaccctgtccagggtgtaccccgccttgtgcccgatgctccctgggataggctccaggttccccgtgaccctgaaggaaggataagcggtgtagaatctggatggatggatggatcaatgTTCACATCTgactcgtgctcctgagtgtgtgctaatttatgcaaatcaagtcatttgcatggattactgcattTTTATATATGGAATATACTCTACGGTCAGGTTTAAATTGCTTATATATTTACGCTTACAGCATTTAGTATCCTTTTATCAAAAGTGACTTATTTCTTATTTGCCTTTTGGAGTCTCAATGAAAAACACATCTTAGAAAGTTCACTAGGTCGGGGACTAAGACCCAGCCCTTTTATAGTGTTGGcattaattaaggaataaatgacaacaaataaagaaagtCAGCCAAGACAAACCCATAAAATAAGGCGAATAAAATGAATCGTTTAACTATGACAGAAGAAATGGTGTCGTATAAATGTAGGACATTCGTAagctgtatatgtatatataatatatgtcgTTGTTTACTGCTGTAAAAGTCAGTCTACATAAATAGCACTTATGCCTTTCGGGCTTTACCGTGATAATTCATTTCAggtaagaaaaaacaaaacttccACTTCGGTTTTTCAGCCTTTACCGTCATCGTTCATTTTGTGCTCCCAGCTGtctgtgacctttgaccttttatggagttttgtgggcatcactGAAACTTGTAAATTTGGTGAGAACCTTTTTTCGCTCGGTTTGACttacgcaaacatttacacagcgCTTTACTAAACGATTGATAAAGAAGTCCTAATGTTTTTATAAGGAGTATGTGTATTCCCACAATCCTGATTATTCACATCccatgaatatttaaattggGGATTTCCACACCTTGAGCAATGCAGGACTTCTTGTCCTCTCCAAGGGCATAACCCGGGGCACATGCGCACTTTCTCTTCCACGCTGAACCGTCACAGAATTGCTCACAGCCACCGTTCAGATACAGACACTTCAGAGTATCCTCAAATGCTGGACAAGAGAATCTTTGTTAATTGTTTCCTTTATTCCATTGTTAAATATGATGCCTAGGACAAAGCGTAGGAAAAtcttaaataatattaatgtagCTGGGAATATGTTTCACCCAAGATGCATTGTACCTTCTTGGCAATATTTGCCCTCAAAGCCTTCAGAGCATTGGCAGATGTAGGAGTGTCCCAAATATATGCAAGTCCCATTGTTTTTGCAAGGATTGGTCAAGCAGGGCTCACGAGCTGGTGGACAAAATGCAAACATGTACAAGCTCAAATAGGTATGCCTTGACAAGACTGTACATTTGATATTACAGATGCATAAACATATCGGTTAAGAAGTAGGGTAACATAGTTGTATTGGATAGAtatctatatacagtaaatatctGCTTTGCAGCAAAAGAGTGAACTGACAGGGGTGTGATATTGGCCTCCTTTGACTGTGGAACGTTTTAACCACATTCCCAAATCTGCGCCAGTGAACACAGCATAAATTTGTTTAGAGAGACACTAACAGatcaaaagaataaaagaatttcacttcAGCTTCAGTTATGTTGTAGTCTGAGTTCCAGTTGCCTTTAAACTAGAGACCGCACCAATCCAATACCCAGTATCTGCTTCAGGCCTATACCGGAAAAAATAGTTGACCCTACAGTATATCGGATCGTGTAACAAATAGCAACGATTGGAACTGgattttgaccaaaaaaaatgcttttttgaATTAGCAATGCTAATAAACAGACTTGACTAGTTTTTCCTCTTGTTAAATATTAGAATTATACTTTATGTTTATTATAAGTAAGTGGTTTTCTGTGTGGAAAAATGAAAGTGCTTCGGTTAATGTTTCCCCCCCTAAAGATTTGTATTTCTTAAAGAGAACAATGGTATAAGTGTAGGTATCGGTACCGGATGATACTAATGGGTATCAGTATCGGGAAAAGACGTGTTATCGTGACATCTCTACTTTAATAAATCTATTACGGAGAATGTGCACTACATACATTATTTTACCCTGCTTCTTTGGTTGAcgcagaaaagtaaaaaaaaaaaaaaaaagtgtaaaaaccACTCTGCCCATATAATGTCATTTAGCATGCAGCTCCCATAGGGAGAGTTTCTCTCTGTTTTACATCCAGCTAATCACTCACAGGAACAGGGTCGTACATGCCATTATAGAAAATGATATAGTTCAGGCTACATGCAACTAGCCTAAATGTACAACTCTAAATGAAATTAGGTTGATTAATATAGTTCCCCTTGGTAAACTTACCATGGTATGATATCCAAAATTGTTTCTGTAAAACAaatcaaagaagaagaaaaaaagaagttgaGTCAGTCATTGTCAGATGAGATTCTTGTGTGATTTTCacctgatatacagtatgttttgtgttttatgtacTTTGGAATATTAGGGGGAGGTGAGAGGGCATTTAGGTGGAAATTTAGTAGGTGTATTAGTgtctgtgcaaaaaaaaaaaaaaaaaaaaaaagttgaaattaATTTGTGAACGATGTAGTGCTAATTAGTCTGTGagggctttttaaaaaaaaatttttttttgcgtttttcttgacaatatttatattaacagATTATTTACAATTACTATTTCCTTTAAAAGCTAAGCATTTCTTAACTGGCTTTGACGACTTCATGTCACTCGTCACAGTCCATAAAATTGTCTGTAGCATTTCATGAACAAGCCTTCCGTGCATGGAAGCTTCACTGCACACTAAACTTCTCACTGTTCCGATGTATCAGATGGAGTAATGCAGATATTACTATCAAGGGTAAgtctctttattttcttaatcGTCGTGAGAGGGGGATTATGCATGCCATGGACCTATTTGACAATAAATTAGCTATTCTAACttaatgttataaatataagtacgttcgtctcacacctccagggtcgggggttcgattcctgccgctgccctgtgtgtgcatgttctcccagtgctacgggggtttcctccgggtactccggtttcctcccccagtccacagacatgcatggtaggctgattggcgtgtccacaGTTAACTTAGTATACGAATGcttatgtgaatgtgtatgagagtgtgccctgtgatggattggcaccctgtccagggtgtaccccgccttgtaccccatgctccctgggacaggctccaggttcaccgcgaccctgaaggataagcggtatagaaaatggatggatggataaaagtATTTCTAACAGGAATTTACCAGCTGATTAAAAGCCTCCTTTGTTTTGGGAAAAGAATGATCAATCTACCAAATTAGAAGATATGTCTTTAGTTGATCAAAAGTGTGACGACTAATGTAAATGCAAAGGAAATGCCTATGGAAAATACTTCATAATATTTATCCCTGTCGATTTAAACTCTCTAAATATAAAGATGGAAATGATTCACGTGTTTTCTGTTTTCGGATGTACGGTTGTAAACACACTGCGGAGGACTTTGTATAGGACTTGTATACTTTTGTGTATGAAaaagtgaaattaaaatgaGACTGGCCTCCTTTAAATTTTTCTCACAGGGAATGTAATCTGTTATTCTGTTATAAAGGAAAATACATCACTAGCATATGTTCTGTaacttatttttaatttttcaacattttgggaaaataccaaaaataaacaaaaactaggaaaaataataataaaataaaatcaccatGAAATCCAAACTTTTCTTTTGGACGTTTTCTTATTTGCTCTTTTCTAAAATGgtgtgtaataataattttaaaaaataataataattttattttttataaaaaaataaaataaaaaaaaagcttattatTGAAACACATTTTCCAGGCTGTACCCTAAATGAACTACTTCACTGTTGCTACAATGTGATCACATCTTATaataatatcattttttttttttaaagaagcaaacaataataataataataataataataataataataataataataataatgctatatTGTTATCATTGTGTTTACTCTTCagtaaaaattcatttaaacaaaaccaaGCTTGCGTTTGTGAAAAATTTCaacacaaaaaacccccccaactGC
This genomic window contains:
- the f10 gene encoding coagulation factor X — translated: MFRVFRTFLCLLLVHCVTPEVFLHTKDANQVLTRYRRANSLFEEVKKGDMERECIEERCSYEEAREIFEDDRKTNEFWNVYHDGDACISQPCLNKGVCKDGIGRYTCFCPELFQGYNCEIAIPQLCEVKNGGCEHFCKVDQKKGTAVCSCAKGYNLAADRKACTSDAPFKCGHLFPKATRSILTHHTTENVTNNSNGTRPTRVQVGTNEGKSVTFTTKEVVTNATPSKADTNSLFGLIEPIPTVREEAILPEIAGDTRIVNGENCPPGECPWQALLMNEDKIGFCGGTILNEYFILSAAHCMNLSRSITVILGETDVLVREGREAVHAVEQVLVHTNYQPETYHNDIALIKLVQPITFTKYILPACLPDRDFAERVLMQQEEGMVSGFGRLHEGGLQATTLQKLTVPYVDRSICKESTKFNISPRMFCAGYAKEEKDACQGDSGGPHVTRFKNTWFVTGVVSWGEGCARKDKYGIYTQVSKYLKWIETVMDQVLAETKTGKNSKKKRRAPGQVPVIRM
- the f7i gene encoding coagulation factor VIIi precursor (The RefSeq protein has 2 substitutions compared to this genomic sequence), which encodes MKSETFLVLCLFCHAVSGAVFLRRNDANSVLRRFRRANSGLLEELKKGNLERECVEEICDYEEAREVFEDEAITKQFWISYHAREPCLTNPCKNNGTCIYLGHSYICQCSEGFEGKYCQEAFEDTLKCLYLNGGCEQFCDGSAWKRKCACAPGYALGEDKKSCIAQVQYPCGKAPLEITQTVLPRAVGGNQCPKGHYPWQVLLKYDGQSLCGGVLLDTNWILTAAHCVAKKDIKKLKVIAGDHNIDQVEGTEQTFSVSHVIIHESYDPASADSDLALLRLSEPATLSNHTIPICLPTSEFARMELEAVRFHTVSGWGQHTVGGNVRTSQSVKSIAPVLRTLAVPFLPKPECSIKSGVNITDNMLCTGYFEGSQESCRGDDGSPLTTQYKDTHFLTGIVSWGKGCAHPGFYAIYTKVANFLDWLQRGMATPIAHPDAFNTSRASVMTTPPAEQFTWN